A window of Mucilaginibacter sp. PAMC 26640 contains these coding sequences:
- a CDS encoding protein phosphatase, with protein MLFKIKSIWVVIVIFFQKMIDILHRYIFGLPNIKKSQITAHLYLGSQYNLIGLKKLKALGITAIVNMREHAVYPKAKYVGIKYLHLPTVDNTPPPLDILIKGAEFMATEINKGGIVYVHCRQGLGRGPTMALAYLIKAGATYEDAFKVIKRVRTFIAPRPSQVARLKELELFYHQHPKYSINT; from the coding sequence ATGTTGTTTAAAATTAAAAGCATATGGGTGGTTATCGTCATCTTTTTTCAAAAGATGATCGACATTTTACATCGCTATATTTTTGGCTTACCTAATATTAAAAAAAGCCAGATAACGGCTCATTTATACTTAGGCAGCCAGTATAATTTGATAGGCCTTAAAAAGTTGAAAGCACTTGGGATCACTGCTATCGTAAATATGCGCGAACACGCTGTTTACCCCAAGGCGAAATATGTCGGTATCAAATACCTGCATTTACCAACCGTGGATAATACGCCGCCGCCATTGGATATCTTGATTAAGGGTGCCGAGTTCATGGCTACCGAAATTAATAAGGGTGGTATTGTATATGTACACTGCCGCCAGGGTTTGGGCCGTGGGCCTACCATGGCGCTGGCCTATCTTATTAAGGCCGGGGCAACTTATGAAGATGCTTTTAAAGTTATAAAGCGGGTGCGCACTTTTATAGCACCCCGCCCCTCTCAGGTTGCCCGGTTAAAGGAGCTGGAACTATTTTATCATCAGCACCCCAAATACAGTATTAACACGTAA
- a CDS encoding gluconolactonase: MAIIYGAAAQKDEKLIEVASFGKNQPIGVTVDRSSNRLFVSFPHAEPFLYGLTEIIDGKRVPYPNEEWNKFMPDQPETHFVNVQDLYADDRNCLWVLDSAPAGGAAVIGDSKSSQGKFKLIQIDLNKNKIKRIYTFDDLPKDKSALNDMCIDNSRNLAYLSDPGLHAIVVLDLTSGKSRVVLKDDKSTLADPNFRLHIDGKDVADKDGKVFVSNVNGIALTRDYKYFYFRAINQTKLYRIATAYLADILLSNADLAQKVETVAETGVCHGMIADAKGNIYLSNSPDHSIQYITPDGRLNTLVKDERLIWPDSFGIGADGYLYLSASQMNRLGKYNSGENRVEYPFRVYKVKLPK, encoded by the coding sequence ATGGCAATAATTTATGGCGCGGCGGCGCAAAAGGATGAAAAATTAATTGAAGTAGCATCCTTTGGGAAAAACCAACCGATTGGAGTCACTGTGGATCGTTCATCAAATCGCCTATTTGTTTCGTTTCCGCATGCGGAACCCTTTTTGTATGGGCTCACCGAGATTATCGATGGCAAACGCGTGCCCTATCCAAATGAAGAGTGGAATAAATTCATGCCCGACCAGCCCGAAACCCATTTTGTAAATGTTCAGGACCTTTATGCTGATGATCGTAATTGCCTTTGGGTGCTGGATTCGGCACCGGCCGGCGGAGCCGCTGTAATCGGGGACAGTAAGAGCAGTCAGGGCAAATTCAAACTGATCCAAATCGATCTAAATAAGAACAAGATCAAACGTATTTACACTTTTGACGATCTTCCAAAAGATAAGAGTGCCCTGAACGACATGTGCATCGACAATAGCCGTAACCTGGCCTACTTGTCGGATCCCGGGTTGCACGCCATTGTGGTGCTGGATCTGACGAGTGGTAAAAGCCGGGTTGTGCTGAAAGATGACAAATCAACCCTGGCAGACCCAAACTTCAGGCTTCATATTGACGGAAAAGACGTAGCAGATAAAGATGGAAAAGTTTTCGTATCTAATGTCAACGGGATTGCCCTAACCCGCGACTATAAATACTTTTATTTCCGGGCAATCAACCAAACTAAATTATACCGCATAGCAACGGCTTATCTCGCCGATATTTTGTTGAGCAATGCGGATTTAGCCCAAAAAGTAGAAACGGTTGCGGAAACGGGTGTGTGCCATGGTATGATAGCGGACGCCAAAGGCAATATTTACCTCAGCAATTCACCCGATCATTCCATCCAGTATATAACGCCGGATGGTAGATTAAATACGCTTGTAAAAGACGAAAGGTTGATCTGGCCCGATTCCTTCGGCATCGGTGCCGATGGTTATTTGTATCTAAGCGCCTCGCAAATGAACCGCCTGGGTAAATACAATAGTGGTGAAAACAGGGTGGAGTATCCGTTTAGGGTATATAAAGTTAAGTTGCCGAAGTGA
- a CDS encoding transglycosylase, protein MFRSIRNRYLRYLTIFVYFVIIFFCAIELNFLWLFGYSPDMKDIKTPEVSVSSEVYTADGKLIGRFYKENRSPVDYKGISPGLVHALVATEDVRFYKHGGVDFYGFITSMVATAKGDRRGASTITQQLAKNLFNTRKRKSQGVIKYVPVLRTVVFKMKEWITAFKIEHLYTKEQIVTMYFNTVPFGNNSYGIKTATLKYFNKMPDQVSPSEAATLVGMLKATSTYNPRVYPQRAVERRNVVLSQMLKYNYIDQPTYASATAMPLGLDLSYIDKTGQGDSYIRRAVEKWLDKWCKDNGYDLYEDGLKIYTTIDSKLQQYAEEAVAEKMKMLQKRFNNLWGTKNPWRDSKGVEIKDFLLKAEQRLPIYKLLAKKYKGDTTQINAYFEKKKRMSVFTWKGDQDTTFSSVDSIKYYTRILNTGMMTMEPSTGKIKVWVGGIDHKYFNYDHVNQAKRQAGSTFKPFAYVTALDNGFTPCDKFTDKPVTIKFKDNGKDDVWQPNNADFNFSYREMSLRWAMGKSVNSITAQVTEHVGWDKIVQYAHKIGIESPLKSVPSVSLGSNDVSVYEMVRAYSTFLNKGQKVNPLLVTKITDQKGDVIQEFALKAEQVLSEETAWLMLYMFRGGMEEPGGTSQALWEYPGLWKKNNQIGGKTGTSSDYVDGWYMGITKDLVTGIWVGADDRSVHFTTSESGEGSHTALPIFGSFMERVYADPKSGYGYGPFPKPWVKITKEYMCPSPRITSSDTTATDSLEMPADTAGAVVTPPADPAPESTTPAP, encoded by the coding sequence ATGTTTAGAAGTATAAGAAACCGATACCTCAGATATCTAACCATATTCGTTTACTTTGTTATCATCTTTTTCTGTGCCATTGAATTGAATTTTCTATGGCTGTTCGGCTATTCGCCTGACATGAAGGACATTAAAACACCCGAAGTATCGGTATCCTCAGAAGTTTACACTGCCGATGGCAAACTGATCGGTCGTTTTTATAAGGAAAACCGTTCCCCTGTTGATTATAAAGGCATCTCGCCTGGCCTGGTCCATGCATTGGTTGCAACCGAAGATGTACGTTTTTACAAGCACGGCGGGGTAGATTTTTATGGCTTTATCACCAGTATGGTGGCTACTGCAAAAGGCGACAGGCGCGGTGCAAGTACCATTACCCAACAGCTGGCGAAAAACCTATTTAATACCCGCAAGCGTAAATCGCAGGGAGTTATTAAGTATGTTCCGGTATTGCGTACCGTAGTTTTTAAAATGAAAGAATGGATTACCGCCTTCAAAATCGAGCATTTATATACCAAGGAACAGATCGTCACCATGTATTTTAATACGGTTCCGTTTGGTAACAATTCTTACGGGATAAAAACGGCCACCTTAAAATATTTCAATAAAATGCCCGACCAGGTTTCGCCTTCAGAGGCTGCAACGTTGGTAGGCATGCTTAAAGCCACGTCTACCTATAACCCAAGGGTTTACCCGCAACGTGCAGTTGAACGCCGGAACGTGGTACTAAGCCAAATGCTGAAATATAATTACATTGATCAGCCGACTTATGCATCCGCTACAGCCATGCCGCTTGGCCTGGATCTGAGTTACATAGATAAAACGGGCCAGGGCGATTCCTACATTCGCCGGGCGGTGGAAAAATGGCTGGACAAATGGTGTAAGGATAACGGTTACGACCTGTATGAAGATGGACTCAAGATCTATACCACCATCGATAGCAAACTGCAGCAATACGCCGAAGAGGCCGTGGCCGAAAAAATGAAAATGCTGCAAAAGCGCTTCAATAATTTATGGGGAACTAAAAACCCCTGGCGCGATAGCAAGGGTGTTGAGATAAAAGATTTTTTATTGAAAGCCGAGCAGCGACTTCCAATATATAAACTGCTGGCCAAGAAATATAAAGGTGATACCACCCAGATCAACGCTTACTTTGAAAAGAAAAAACGCATGAGCGTTTTCACCTGGAAGGGCGACCAGGATACCACCTTCAGCAGTGTGGATTCTATAAAGTATTATACCAGGATCCTCAATACCGGTATGATGACCATGGAGCCTTCCACCGGGAAAATAAAGGTGTGGGTTGGCGGTATCGATCATAAATATTTCAACTACGACCACGTAAACCAGGCGAAGCGCCAGGCAGGTTCTACCTTTAAACCATTTGCATACGTAACCGCTTTAGATAACGGCTTTACGCCCTGCGATAAATTCACCGATAAACCGGTCACCATCAAGTTCAAAGATAACGGCAAGGATGATGTATGGCAGCCCAATAATGCCGATTTTAATTTCTCCTACCGGGAGATGTCGTTGCGCTGGGCCATGGGTAAATCCGTGAACTCTATTACTGCCCAAGTTACCGAACATGTTGGCTGGGATAAAATTGTGCAGTATGCGCATAAAATAGGTATCGAAAGTCCGCTTAAATCGGTGCCATCTGTTTCGCTGGGTTCTAATGATGTTTCTGTGTATGAAATGGTACGCGCTTACAGCACTTTCTTAAATAAGGGCCAAAAGGTTAACCCCTTATTGGTTACTAAAATTACCGACCAGAAAGGCGACGTGATCCAGGAGTTTGCGCTGAAAGCTGAACAGGTTTTAAGCGAAGAAACCGCATGGCTGATGTTATATATGTTCCGTGGTGGTATGGAAGAACCGGGTGGTACCTCGCAGGCACTTTGGGAGTATCCCGGTTTATGGAAAAAAAATAATCAGATCGGCGGCAAAACCGGCACTTCAAGTGATTATGTAGACGGCTGGTATATGGGCATCACCAAAGACCTGGTAACCGGTATTTGGGTGGGTGCAGATGACCGCAGCGTACACTTTACCACGTCAGAATCCGGCGAAGGTTCGCATACGGCCTTGCCCATTTTTGGGAGCTTTATGGAACGTGTATACGCCGATCCGAAATCCGGTTATGGCTACGGCCCGTTCCCAAAACCATGGGTGAAGATCACCAAGGAATATATGTGTCCGTCGCCAAGGATCACTTCATCAGATACCACCGCTACAGACAGCCTGGAGATGCCGGCAGATACGGCAGGCGCAGTTGTAACCCCACCAGCCGATCCTGCACCGGAAAGCACCACGCCCGCACCTTAA
- a CDS encoding peptide-methionine (R)-S-oxide reductase encodes MNGQTKKQTASRPKSKPAAEWKKVLTPNQYNIMVESGTEPPYKNEYYDNHQKGVYVSAATGDVLFSSADKFESGTGWPSFVKAVDAGKVEVVRDNSYGMTRDEVIEKSTGLHLGHVFDDGPADRGGKRFCMNSGALKFVKK; translated from the coding sequence ATCAACGGACAAACCAAAAAACAAACCGCCAGCAGGCCAAAGAGTAAGCCGGCTGCAGAATGGAAAAAGGTGCTAACACCCAATCAGTATAATATTATGGTAGAGAGCGGCACCGAGCCACCCTACAAGAACGAGTATTATGATAACCACCAAAAAGGTGTTTACGTAAGTGCTGCTACCGGCGATGTGCTGTTTAGCTCGGCAGATAAGTTTGAAAGCGGCACCGGATGGCCAAGCTTTGTTAAAGCAGTTGACGCCGGGAAGGTAGAAGTGGTGCGCGATAACAGTTACGGCATGACCCGCGACGAGGTTATCGAAAAAAGCACCGGCTTACACCTGGGCCATGTGTTTGACGACGGCCCGGCAGACCGCGGCGGCAAACGTTTCTGTATGAACTCGGGCGCCTTAAAATTTGTTAAAAAGTAA
- a CDS encoding tolB protein precursor, translating to MKKRYACCIKFSLLLFCIVSAMLFSQQAKAQYFGQNKVRYKKLDFKVYKTPHFEIYYYVKNDSMIKRFAQESELWYTLHQQVFRDTFSKPNPIILYANHPDFQQTTAIDGEISVGTGGITEGLKNRVVMPVMETNQTTRHVLGHELVHAFQYHTLLGRDSSNLENIGNLPLWMVEGMAEYLSIGKKDAYTAMWMRDAYLNHDIPSVADLTNSNKYFPYRYGEAFWSYLGSTYGDTIIVPFFKNTARFGLQYGIRRTFGYDDKTLSRLWKNSIENTYKSFLKDTVQKPVGLRVIDDKVGGDLTVAPAVSPDGRFIAFLSSKSLFSIDLYLSDAKTGRVIKRLTSKVSNSHVDEFNFIESAGAWSPDSKRFAFSVFSKGRNRMLVVGVPNGEILNDISMGKAEQFSNLTWSPDGNHIAFQGLSEGQGDLYIYSFDTKKVTQLTNDKYSDYQPSFSRDGKKIIFSSDRSTYDQVLSQELTFNLAELDIATGKVTDIKVFNHANNLNPVYSSDGTQVYFLSNRDGFRNLYRYTTGNGQVEQLTNLFTGICGITEFSPALSVSANNDVVYSYYRKQKYAIYNAKSTDFTPVIVDGANTNFEMALLPPTRAVGVDLINANLNNYLAYPKLPADSIINIPYKPKFKMDYLASNGIGASVGSYGTGLSSGIQGVFSDILGRNQIYGGLAVNGEVYDFGGQFVYINQQGRWNFGLGLSHIPYQSGTYGVSQTTREVDGKTINVLDQHTDIIRTFEDAVQGFTSYPISRSTRVEFGTGAARYSYRVDRYSTYYPYDSTGVYSAIDYQKHKISSEQFASETGYNLVPFTTVHVNTALVGDNSYFGIAAPLNGYRYRIEAEYNVGTYRFFSPTIDLRKYVRVEPVTFAARLYGYGRFGQEARGLYPLFIGYPFLIRGYEAQTFYNNAKQTTNGFTIDQLSGSRIAVANFEMRLPFTGPEKLAVVKSKFLFSDLNVFFDAGLAWNKGNQIKFQSGPDKTGDAVVLDANGKPTIGTDGQPVTQAVYNTNQRVPALSAGISLRVNFFGYFVLEPYYAFPLNRTDVKKPVFGLTFAPGW from the coding sequence ATGAAGAAACGTTACGCTTGCTGCATAAAATTCTCGTTGTTATTGTTTTGCATTGTTTCGGCAATGCTGTTTAGTCAGCAGGCAAAGGCGCAATACTTTGGGCAGAATAAGGTTCGTTATAAAAAATTAGACTTTAAAGTTTACAAGACCCCGCATTTCGAGATCTACTATTATGTAAAAAATGATAGCATGATCAAACGATTTGCACAGGAGAGCGAACTTTGGTACACGCTGCACCAGCAGGTGTTCCGCGATACGTTCAGCAAGCCTAACCCCATAATTCTTTACGCCAACCACCCCGATTTCCAGCAAACTACGGCTATCGATGGGGAGATCAGCGTGGGTACGGGCGGTATAACCGAAGGTTTAAAAAACCGGGTGGTGATGCCGGTAATGGAAACTAATCAAACCACCCGCCATGTACTTGGCCACGAATTGGTACACGCATTTCAATACCATACCCTGCTGGGCCGCGATTCTTCCAACTTAGAGAACATTGGCAATTTACCCTTGTGGATGGTTGAAGGGATGGCAGAGTACCTGTCCATAGGTAAAAAGGATGCTTACACCGCTATGTGGATGCGCGATGCCTACCTCAATCACGATATCCCATCCGTAGCAGATCTAACCAATAGTAACAAATATTTCCCCTATCGTTATGGCGAGGCGTTCTGGTCCTATTTAGGTTCCACTTATGGGGATACCATCATTGTGCCATTCTTTAAAAACACGGCCCGTTTTGGTTTGCAGTACGGCATCAGGCGTACGTTTGGGTATGATGACAAAACGCTCTCGCGCTTGTGGAAAAACTCGATTGAAAACACCTATAAATCTTTCCTGAAAGATACCGTACAGAAACCGGTTGGTTTAAGGGTAATTGATGATAAAGTTGGCGGCGACCTTACCGTTGCCCCGGCGGTAAGCCCGGATGGCAGGTTCATCGCATTTCTTTCCTCAAAAAGCCTCTTTAGTATAGATCTTTACCTCTCCGATGCAAAAACCGGGCGAGTGATCAAGCGGCTCACGAGCAAGGTCTCCAACTCGCATGTAGATGAATTTAATTTTATCGAATCGGCGGGGGCTTGGTCGCCGGATAGTAAGCGGTTTGCCTTCAGCGTATTCAGCAAGGGGCGCAATCGGATGCTGGTGGTAGGCGTGCCTAACGGCGAGATCCTTAACGATATCTCCATGGGTAAGGCCGAGCAGTTCAGTAACCTCACCTGGTCGCCGGATGGTAATCATATCGCTTTCCAGGGCCTTTCAGAAGGACAGGGCGATCTGTATATATACAGCTTCGATACCAAAAAAGTTACGCAGCTTACCAACGATAAATATTCCGATTACCAGCCAAGCTTTTCACGCGACGGCAAAAAGATCATTTTCAGCAGTGACCGCAGCACTTATGACCAGGTACTTTCGCAGGAGCTCACCTTTAACCTGGCCGAACTGGATATTGCTACCGGCAAAGTAACCGATATCAAGGTGTTCAACCACGCCAACAACCTTAACCCGGTTTATTCGTCAGATGGTACCCAGGTTTACTTCCTGAGCAACCGGGACGGTTTCCGTAACCTTTACCGCTATACCACCGGCAACGGACAAGTGGAACAATTGACCAACCTCTTTACCGGTATCTGCGGGATCACCGAATTTTCACCGGCACTGAGCGTATCGGCCAATAATGATGTGGTATACTCCTACTACCGCAAGCAGAAATACGCTATCTACAATGCCAAATCCACCGATTTTACGCCGGTGATCGTTGATGGCGCCAATACGAATTTCGAGATGGCCTTACTGCCGCCTACCCGCGCTGTAGGGGTGGATCTTATCAATGCCAACTTAAATAACTACTTAGCCTATCCTAAGCTTCCTGCCGATTCGATTATCAATATCCCATACAAGCCAAAATTTAAAATGGATTATCTGGCAAGTAACGGCATTGGTGCCTCGGTAGGTTCTTACGGAACAGGCCTATCCAGCGGTATTCAAGGCGTGTTCAGCGATATATTGGGCCGCAACCAGATCTACGGCGGTTTAGCGGTTAACGGTGAGGTGTATGATTTTGGCGGTCAGTTTGTTTACATTAACCAGCAGGGCCGCTGGAACTTTGGTTTGGGCTTATCGCATATTCCTTATCAATCAGGCACCTACGGTGTAAGCCAGACCACCAGGGAAGTAGATGGCAAAACCATTAACGTGTTAGATCAGCATACCGATATCATCCGCACTTTTGAGGATGCCGTTCAGGGCTTTACCTCCTACCCCATCTCCCGCTCTACCCGGGTGGAGTTTGGTACCGGTGCAGCACGCTATTCTTACCGGGTAGATCGGTACAGCACCTATTACCCGTACGATTCAACCGGGGTGTACAGCGCTATTGACTATCAAAAGCATAAGATCTCGAGCGAGCAGTTTGCCAGCGAAACCGGTTATAACCTTGTCCCTTTTACCACCGTTCATGTTAACACCGCATTGGTGGGCGATAATTCTTACTTTGGTATTGCTGCGCCTTTAAACGGATATCGTTACCGGATCGAGGCAGAATACAATGTGGGAACGTACCGATTTTTCTCACCAACAATCGACCTGCGCAAATACGTACGGGTAGAACCGGTGACCTTTGCCGCAAGGCTATACGGCTACGGCCGTTTCGGCCAGGAAGCCCGGGGCCTTTATCCGCTCTTCATCGGCTACCCTTTCCTCATCAGGGGGTACGAAGCACAAACGTTTTACAACAATGCCAAACAAACCACCAACGGGTTTACCATCGATCAGCTTTCGGGTAGCCGCATAGCCGTTGCCAATTTTGAAATGCGCCTGCCCTTTACCGGGCCGGAGAAACTGGCTGTGGTAAAATCAAAATTCCTGTTTAGCGATCTGAATGTATTCTTTGATGCCGGCCTTGCCTGGAACAAAGGTAACCAGATCAAATTCCAAAGCGGCCCCGACAAAACAGGCGATGCCGTAGTGCTGGATGCTAACGGCAAACCAACGATCGGTACCGACGGCCAACCGGTTACACAAGCAGTTTACAATACCAACCAGCGCGTACCTGCACTAAGCGCCGGGATCTCGCTGAGGGTTAACTTCTTCGGATACTTTGTGTTGGAGCCTTACTATGCCTTCCCGCTGAACCGTACCGATGTTAAAAAACCTGTATTTGGTTTGACGTTTGCGCCGGGATGGTAA